The genomic DNA TGATGAACGGCGAAGCCACTGTCAAAGGCACCGTGCCGAAGGGCAAGAAAGCCGCCGTTTTGGCCGCCGTCGGCTCGGCCAAGCCAAAGAAGGTCAACTCAACCGAGCTTATGGAGCAGTAGGAGGTAACGACGATGTCTGCAACGGAGAAATACCGCGCCCTAATTGATATGGCGCACCAGCACGGCGTGGCGGACTTTTCCGCATCTGAAGACGATGGCGTCCTGACGCTTTCCGGTTCAACGACAGCGGGTATCAAGCAAAAGTTGCTCGACGCTTGGCAGATCATCGATCCGTCGTTGAGTGCCGGGGATTTGGTGTTTGCCATTACGGATGACGGCGGCAGTGGTGAGCAGACTTACACGGTCGAGGCAGGTGATACCTTGAGCAAGATTGCCGCGCGCTATGGCACGACTTGGCAAAAACTTCACGAATACAACCGCGACACCATCAAAAACCCAGACCTGATCTACCCCGGACAGGTCATCAAAATTCCTTCGGCGTAGCGTTTGGTCTATCCCCGGTCGAAAAGGCACGCCCTGGGGCGTGCCTTTTCCTGTGACTTGTCAACCAACGAGATGTCACCGCATCCCTTTCACTGCATTGTCATCGGCGGTGGGTTTGCCGGGTTGAGCGCGGGAACGGCCCTGGCGGAACAGGGTGCGCGGGTCACCGTTCTGGAACGACGGCCGCGCCTTGGCGGCCGCGCCTACTCCCTGCGCGACGAAACCACCGGCGATGTCGTGGATAACGGCCAGCACCTGATGATGGGCTGCTACCATGAAACCCTGCGGTTCCTGGAGCGGATTGGTAGCCGCCACCTCATCCGGGCATTTGACACGCCACGGGTGGACTTTCTCGCGCCGGAAGGGACGGCTTCATTTCGGTGTCCGGCGCTTCCGGCTCCGTTGCACATGCTGGTCGGGCTACTCCGGCTGGAAGGGCTGTCGCTCAGTGACAAGCTTGGCGTGTGGCGGATCGGCTGGGCGCTTCAGCGCTGGAAGCGTGATTACCGCACGCGCCTGGCCAAGCTAACCGTAGCCGAGTGGCTCGCGCAGTGCGGACAATCGGCACGCATGCGAGAACGTTTCTGGGATCCGCTCGTCATCGCCACGCTCAACGAACCGCCGGAACGGGCCGCTGCCGTCTTGTTGATGCGCGTTTTATACCAAGGCTTTGGCGGACAGCTTGCCGACTCGAACTTGGTTGTTTCGACGGTTGGACTGAGCGAGCTTTACACCGAACCGGCTCGGCGCTTCATTGAAGCCCACGGTGGCACGGTCCGCTTACAGACGGCCGTCAAGGCCGTGCGCGTTGACGGCGGCCGATTTCAAGACGTGGTATTGGCCGATGGCGAGACCTTGGCGGCAGACGCCTGCATCAGCAGCGCGCCGTACCACGACGTCGCCAAGTATGCCGCCGACCTTGCGCCCACGGCGACGAGGCTGGCAAGTTCGCCAATTGTTTCGGTCAACCTCTGGTTTGACCGGCCGCTCTTTGACGCTCCCTTTGTCGGCTTACTCGGCACCACCATGCAGTGGGCCTTTGACAAACGGGCGTTTACGACACCGAATTCGGGTCTGCATCATCTCGCGCTCATCGTCAGCGCCGCCCACGAAGCCTGCCAACTTTCATCTAAAGCACTGATTAACTTAGCTTTACAAGACCTGCGCCGAGTTACGTCAAAGGTCAATAGCGCGCAACTCAAGCACGCCCGCGTCATCAAAGAACAGCATGCCACCTTTTCTGCGACACCCACCGCCGAGCCATTGCGCCCGGCACACGAGACAGCCGTCAAAGGCTTTTATCTTGCCGGTGATTGGACCGACACCGCCCTGCCCGCCACCATCGAGAGCGCCGTTGTGAGCGGACACGCCTGCGCTGCCCATGTGCTTGCCCAACGGCAGGCACGGGAGGCAGCCGCGCACTGAAACGCTGACGGAGCGGCCTACCGACTTCGGCCCTGACGTTGACCGGCGGCGCGCATTCCACAGTGATTCAAAGCCCCCATGTTGCTCACAAGTGGCTGTCCTGGAACAGTTTCTTGAGCATGTTCAGATAAGCTTGGCGATGCTGGCTGGCTTCGGCGGTGTTTCCGGTCCGGATAAGCGCCTGGATGAGCAGTGGTTTATGGTTCAGTGACTCGGTGCCTTCCTGCGCACGGAAGCGACGCGCGAGGGCAAGCAATTTGGGTGGATTGGTCAATCCTAACGCTTGTTTATCCAGATAGATTTCAGCGGCTGCATACAAGGTTGCCGATGACACAGGGTCTGTTTCAGCTCGCGCCAACCACTGCATCAAAGACGACTTGACCGCCTCGGCTGCACGCTTTTCTCCAAGGTACTGGTAGGCCATCAGCAGCACATACCGGTAATGCGCCCGCTGCGTGTCATCTGGTAGCTTGACCAACTCGGCCTCGAGCCGGCGCGCCGCAGCGCGCGCCAACGACGGCCGCCGGCACGGCACGGCTAGCCGGATGAAGTTGGATGGCACGCTCAACGACAGGTTATCCACCTCGCGTCCGCTGCAGCCGGCGGCCTGTATCTTTTGAAGACAAGTTTCAATCCGTTGCCACTGGACAAGCGCCAAATCGGGGCGGCCGGCAGCTTCCTCAAGCATAGAAAAGCGGCTGAGCAAAGAAGCCATATCAAACAAAAGCTCACGATTGGTGGTGTCTTCGGTCACCAGCGCCTGAAACTGCTTGAACACTTCCTCAAACTGGATGCGCGCAGTTGGGTATTGTTTCAGTCTCCCGGCAAGGTCAGCTTCATCCACTAGACTATCCAGAACCGAACGGCGACACTCGACGGGCACCGGATTGGTCGTCGCCAGACTCCGGCGGAGGGCCAGGGCCTGCCGATGCAGAGGGAGCGCACGGGCATATACCATCTGCGCTTCCGAGGCGAATCCACTGTTTTCGGCCTGGCGACCCAAACTCATCAAGCAATAGACTTTACGCTGTAAAGCGCCGGCGAACGTCCGCCGGTACGCGACCGCTGCCGGCATGTCGGCCACCAGCCGCTCGAGCTGCTGCCGAGCTTGCTCAAACCAACCTAACGCAGCCGAGAGATCGGACTGCATGTGGTACCAGTCACCCCAGGCAATGGATAGCGTAGCCCTGAGGTATCGGATTTCCGGATCACTCGGTTGCGCCTTGGTCAGGGTCTCGCAGAGCGCTTGGGCGCGATCCAAGTGATGACGGGCAACCGGGAAATTACCCAGGCGATACATCATCAACTCGGCGATCCGTTCATGGCCGATGCTCAGTTCACGTTGACATTCAACCTGGGTAGGGTGCGCCTGACATGCCCGCTCCAACCACATCAGTCCGGTTTGGTAGCTCTTGAGTGCGCCGTTGACGTCGCCTAGGTTAGCAGTATAGGGACGCCCCTGAACCTCCCCGACGCGGATGTACGCGCGCCCCAGTTCACGGTGAAACATGGCATCTGTTCCGGACTCGCGGCTGAGGCGGTCGAGATAACCAAGGGTCTGTTCAACCAGGAGACCACGGGCGCCGGTCGAACCCGGTAAGCGTTGGATGGCGTCGTGCAGCTCAAAAACATTCGAGCGCGCCAGTTGCCAGGTTTCCTGAAACTGTCGTTCGGCACGCACCTGCGCTTGGCGAGCCAGATGTGCCTGGCGGAGTGAGACGGTCGTTGCTCCGGCCAGCGCCACAATGGAAGCTAGGCTGAGCGCGACGGTGACCCGGTGGCGGCGCAGGAACTTTCGTAGCCGGTAACGCGCCGATGCGCCACGCGCCAGCACGGGCCAACCTTGCAAGTAACGCTCGATGTCAGACGAAAACTGTTCCGCTGAAGCGTAGCGGGCC from Chloracidobacterium validum includes the following:
- a CDS encoding LysM peptidoglycan-binding domain-containing protein, producing the protein MSATEKYRALIDMAHQHGVADFSASEDDGVLTLSGSTTAGIKQKLLDAWQIIDPSLSAGDLVFAITDDGGSGEQTYTVEAGDTLSKIAARYGTTWQKLHEYNRDTIKNPDLIYPGQVIKIPSA
- the hpnE gene encoding hydroxysqualene dehydroxylase HpnE, whose protein sequence is MSPHPFHCIVIGGGFAGLSAGTALAEQGARVTVLERRPRLGGRAYSLRDETTGDVVDNGQHLMMGCYHETLRFLERIGSRHLIRAFDTPRVDFLAPEGTASFRCPALPAPLHMLVGLLRLEGLSLSDKLGVWRIGWALQRWKRDYRTRLAKLTVAEWLAQCGQSARMRERFWDPLVIATLNEPPERAAAVLLMRVLYQGFGGQLADSNLVVSTVGLSELYTEPARRFIEAHGGTVRLQTAVKAVRVDGGRFQDVVLADGETLAADACISSAPYHDVAKYAADLAPTATRLASSPIVSVNLWFDRPLFDAPFVGLLGTTMQWAFDKRAFTTPNSGLHHLALIVSAAHEACQLSSKALINLALQDLRRVTSKVNSAQLKHARVIKEQHATFSATPTAEPLRPAHETAVKGFYLAGDWTDTALPATIESAVVSGHACAAHVLAQRQAREAAAH
- a CDS encoding serine/threonine protein kinase, which codes for MATDLSNDRWMQVNEILQQAIDLDPPARRPFIIHACGDRPSLCREVLALLDAYESDEAGWHFSDSPLFGYALRALASRQAASWIGAKVGDYRIVRELGVGGMGTVYLGVRDDAAFEKEVAIKIGHQFASNRDFLQRRLQQERAILARLEHPNIARLLDGGTTDNGLPFFVMEYVPGIPLTTYGEQRRLTLRQRLEMFQSVCAAIHYAHQNLVIHRDLKPGNILVTDDGVPKLIDFGIAKLLDEQAQASELHTATVQRAMTLPYASPEQVRGEPVTTVSDVYSLGVVLYELLTGCLPFQTTEGAPSLEYLIQHAEPLPPSVAARKPAPPRKQATDAPPETQATEDRMARSRELAGDLDAIILRAMHKDPTARYASAEQFSSDIERYLQGWPVLARGASARYRLRKFLRRHRVTVALSLASIVALAGATTVSLRQAHLARQAQVRAERQFQETWQLARSNVFELHDAIQRLPGSTGARGLLVEQTLGYLDRLSRESGTDAMFHRELGRAYIRVGEVQGRPYTANLGDVNGALKSYQTGLMWLERACQAHPTQVECQRELSIGHERIAELMMYRLGNFPVARHHLDRAQALCETLTKAQPSDPEIRYLRATLSIAWGDWYHMQSDLSAALGWFEQARQQLERLVADMPAAVAYRRTFAGALQRKVYCLMSLGRQAENSGFASEAQMVYARALPLHRQALALRRSLATTNPVPVECRRSVLDSLVDEADLAGRLKQYPTARIQFEEVFKQFQALVTEDTTNRELLFDMASLLSRFSMLEEAAGRPDLALVQWQRIETCLQKIQAAGCSGREVDNLSLSVPSNFIRLAVPCRRPSLARAAARRLEAELVKLPDDTQRAHYRYVLLMAYQYLGEKRAAEAVKSSLMQWLARAETDPVSSATLYAAAEIYLDKQALGLTNPPKLLALARRFRAQEGTESLNHKPLLIQALIRTGNTAEASQHRQAYLNMLKKLFQDSHL